The following coding sequences are from one Pasteurellaceae bacterium RH1A window:
- a CDS encoding DNA-directed RNA polymerase subunit alpha — translation MQGSVTEFLKPHLVNIEQISSTHAKVTLEPLERGFGHTLGNALRRILLSSMPGCAVTEVEIDGVLHEYSSKEGVQEDILEVLLNLKGLAVKVQNKDDVILTLNKSGIGPVTAADITHDGDVEIVNPNHVICHLTDKNATINMRIRVQRGRGYVSASARTHQDDERPIGRLLVDARFSPVDRIAYNVEAARVEQRTDLDKLIIEMETNGTIDPEEAIRRAATILAEQLAAFVDLRDVRQPEVKEEKPEFDPILLRPVDDLELTVRSANCLKAETIHYIGDLVQRTEVELLKTPNLGKKSLTEIKDVLASRGLSLGMRLENWPPASIADD, via the coding sequence ATGCAGGGTTCTGTGACAGAATTTTTAAAACCGCACTTAGTGAATATTGAACAAATCAGTTCAACTCACGCAAAAGTAACGTTAGAACCGTTAGAACGTGGTTTTGGCCATACATTAGGTAACGCACTCCGCCGCATTTTACTTTCGTCTATGCCTGGTTGTGCCGTTACAGAAGTCGAAATTGATGGTGTATTACATGAATACAGCAGCAAGGAAGGCGTACAAGAAGACATTCTTGAGGTATTGTTAAACCTTAAAGGTCTAGCGGTTAAAGTGCAAAATAAAGATGATGTAATTTTGACACTGAACAAATCTGGAATTGGCCCTGTAACAGCAGCAGACATTACACACGATGGTGATGTTGAAATTGTTAATCCAAATCACGTTATTTGTCATTTGACAGACAAGAATGCAACCATCAATATGCGCATTCGTGTACAACGTGGTCGTGGTTATGTGTCAGCCTCGGCTCGCACCCATCAAGATGATGAGCGTCCAATCGGTCGTTTACTTGTTGATGCACGTTTTAGTCCTGTAGATCGCATTGCTTACAATGTGGAAGCAGCACGTGTTGAACAACGTACAGACTTAGACAAACTCATTATTGAGATGGAAACCAATGGAACAATCGATCCAGAAGAAGCCATCCGTCGTGCTGCAACGATTTTAGCAGAACAATTAGCTGCATTCGTTGATCTGCGTGATGTTCGTCAGCCAGAAGTGAAAGAAGAAAAACCGGAATTCGATCCAATTCTTCTTCGCCCAGTAGACGATTTAGAGCTAACAGTTCGTTCTGCTAACTGTTTGAAAGCAGAGACAATTCATTATATCGGTGATCTTGTCCAACGTACTGAAGTTGAGTTACTCAAAACACCAAATCTTGGTAAAAAATCTCTTACAGAGATTAAGGATGTGCTCGCTTCTCGTGGCTTATCACTGGGTATGCGCCTTGAGAATTGGCCGCCAGCAAGCATTGCTGACGACTAG
- the nusG gene encoding transcription termination/antitermination protein NusG (Modulates Rho-dependent transcription termination), translated as MTELVEKEPTKMRWYVLQAFSGFEARVAMTLREYIKLHNMQDQFGEVLVPTEEVVENVNGRRRKTERKFFPGYVLVQMEMNDDTWHLVKSVPRVMGFIGGTADKPAPISQREADRILNRVQETADKPRHRLEFQPGEEVRVTEGPFADFTGTVEEVDYEKGRLKVSVSIFGRATPVELEFAQVEKQHG; from the coding sequence ATGACTGAATTAGTAGAAAAAGAACCAACCAAGATGCGTTGGTATGTATTGCAAGCCTTCTCTGGCTTTGAGGCCCGTGTGGCCATGACCCTGCGTGAATACATCAAATTGCACAATATGCAGGATCAGTTCGGCGAAGTGTTAGTGCCAACTGAAGAAGTGGTGGAGAACGTAAACGGCCGCCGCCGCAAAACCGAACGCAAATTCTTCCCAGGCTATGTGCTGGTTCAAATGGAAATGAATGACGACACCTGGCACTTGGTTAAAAGTGTGCCTCGTGTGATGGGATTTATTGGCGGCACCGCAGATAAACCTGCCCCAATCAGCCAACGTGAAGCCGACCGCATTCTAAACCGTGTTCAAGAAACAGCCGACAAGCCACGTCACCGCCTCGAATTCCAACCAGGCGAAGAAGTCCGTGTGACCGAAGGCCCATTTGCCGACTTTACGGGTACAGTGGAAGAAGTGGACTACGAAAAAGGCCGCCTCAAGGTGTCTGTTTCCATCTTCGGCCGTGCAACCCCTGTTGAGCTTGAGTTTGCTCAAGTGGAAAAACAGCACGGTTAA
- a CDS encoding 30S ribosomal protein S5, with translation MSNIEKQAGELQEKLIAVNRVSKTVKGGRIMSFTALTVVGDGNGRVGFGYGKAREVPAAIQKAMEKARRNMINVALNEGTLQHPVKGSHTGSRVFMQPASEGTGIIAGGAMRAVLEVAGVHNVLSKAYGSTNPINVVRATIDALANMKSPEMVAAKRGKTVEEILG, from the coding sequence ATGTCAAACATCGAAAAACAAGCTGGTGAACTGCAAGAGAAGCTAATCGCGGTTAACCGTGTATCTAAAACCGTTAAAGGTGGTCGTATCATGAGCTTTACTGCTTTAACAGTAGTGGGCGATGGCAATGGCCGCGTAGGTTTTGGTTACGGTAAAGCACGTGAAGTTCCAGCAGCGATCCAAAAAGCGATGGAGAAAGCCCGTCGTAACATGATCAATGTCGCTTTAAACGAAGGCACATTACAACACCCTGTTAAAGGTTCACACACAGGTTCACGCGTATTCATGCAACCAGCAAGCGAAGGTACTGGTATCATCGCAGGTGGTGCAATGCGTGCAGTGTTAGAAGTAGCAGGTGTTCACAACGTTCTTTCTAAAGCGTATGGTTCAACCAACCCAATCAACGTTGTTCGTGCAACAATCGATGCACTTGCAAATATGAAATCACCTGAAATGGTTGCTGCTAAACGTGGTAAAACCGTTGAAGAAATTTTGGGGTAA
- a CDS encoding 50S ribosomal protein L17, which yields MRHRKSGRQLNRNSSHRQAMFRNLASALVTHEIIKTTLPKAKELRRVIEPLITLAKVDSVANRRLAFARTRNVETVAKLFSELGPRFAQRAGGYTRILKCGFRAGDNAPMAYIELVDRPEVAQAAE from the coding sequence ATGCGCCATCGTAAGAGTGGACGTCAATTAAACCGTAACAGCAGTCATCGTCAAGCGATGTTCCGCAATTTGGCAAGTGCTTTGGTTACACACGAAATCATCAAAACCACTTTACCAAAAGCAAAAGAGTTACGCCGTGTAATTGAGCCGTTAATTACTTTAGCGAAAGTTGATAGCGTAGCGAATCGCCGCTTAGCTTTTGCTCGTACACGCAACGTTGAAACAGTTGCTAAATTATTCAGTGAATTAGGTCCACGTTTTGCCCAACGTGCGGGTGGTTACACTCGTATCTTAAAATGTGGTTTCCGTGCAGGCGATAACGCACCAATGGCCTACATTGAGTTAGTTGATCGTCCAGAAGTTGCACAAGCTGCTGAGTAA
- a CDS encoding cysteine methyltransferase — MISPVFYHYYDSPVGRLLLIAQDQALIGIEFEQEQLAQSLEQMQPSDQASGPIQAIFCKTQDILAAYFAGGKLDFAQLDFLKPKGTAFQQAVWQKLREIPYGQTTSYGEIANQLGKPKAMRAVGGAVGRNPISILVPCHRVLGKSEALTGFGGGLPAKRYLLNLEGIGYKDRGMEFVQPKGKKWA; from the coding sequence ATGATCAGCCCTGTTTTTTACCATTACTACGATTCGCCAGTAGGCCGCCTACTACTTATTGCCCAAGACCAAGCTTTAATTGGCATTGAGTTTGAGCAGGAACAGTTAGCCCAGTCTTTGGAGCAGATGCAGCCTTCCGACCAAGCAAGCGGGCCAATTCAGGCCATTTTTTGCAAAACCCAAGACATTCTGGCAGCCTATTTTGCCGGAGGAAAGTTGGACTTTGCCCAGCTCGATTTTCTCAAGCCCAAAGGCACGGCCTTTCAACAGGCCGTTTGGCAGAAACTGCGGGAAATTCCCTATGGCCAAACCACCAGCTATGGCGAGATAGCCAACCAACTGGGCAAGCCCAAGGCCATGCGGGCAGTAGGCGGTGCGGTAGGGCGGAATCCTATTTCCATCTTAGTGCCCTGCCATCGGGTCTTGGGTAAAAGTGAGGCCCTAACAGGCTTTGGTGGTGGTCTACCGGCCAAACGTTATTTATTGAATTTGGAAGGGATAGGCTACAAGGACAGGGGCATGGAGTTTGTCCAGCCCAAGGGCAAGAAATGGGCATAA
- a CDS encoding 50S ribosomal protein L15, with translation MRLNTLSPAEGAKHSAKRLGRGIGSGVGKTGGRGHKGQKSRTGGGVRRGFEGGQMPLYRRLPKFGFTSLKALHTAEIRLSELAKVDGNEVTLDTLKAANVITKDILAAKIILSGKVEKAVVVKGLGVTKGAKAAIEAAGGSIEE, from the coding sequence ATGCGTTTAAATACTCTTTCTCCTGCAGAAGGTGCTAAACACAGCGCTAAACGTCTTGGTCGTGGTATCGGTTCTGGCGTAGGTAAAACTGGTGGTCGTGGTCATAAAGGTCAAAAATCTCGTACAGGCGGCGGTGTTCGTCGTGGTTTCGAGGGTGGTCAAATGCCTTTATACCGTCGTTTACCAAAATTTGGTTTTACGTCATTAAAAGCCTTACATACTGCGGAAATTCGTTTAAGCGAATTAGCTAAAGTAGATGGTAACGAAGTTACATTAGATACGTTAAAAGCTGCTAATGTCATCACTAAAGACATTTTAGCTGCCAAAATCATTCTTTCTGGTAAAGTTGAAAAAGCAGTGGTAGTAAAAGGCTTAGGCGTAACTAAAGGTGCAAAAGCGGCTATCGAAGCTGCTGGCGGATCTATCGAGGAATAA
- a CDS encoding 30S ribosomal protein S13, translating to MARIAGINIPDQKHTVIALTAIYGIGKTRAKAICAATGIAEDVKIRELSEEQIEKLREEVGKFTVEGDLRREVTLSIKRLLDLGCYRGLRHRRSLPVRGQRTKTNARTRKGPRKPIKK from the coding sequence GTGGCCCGTATTGCAGGCATTAACATTCCTGATCAAAAACACACTGTAATCGCATTAACTGCCATTTACGGTATCGGTAAAACCCGTGCTAAAGCTATCTGTGCTGCCACTGGTATTGCTGAAGATGTAAAGATCAGAGAATTGTCTGAAGAGCAGATTGAAAAACTGCGTGAAGAAGTTGGTAAATTTACTGTCGAAGGTGATTTACGTCGTGAAGTAACTCTTAGCATCAAACGTCTTTTAGACCTTGGTTGCTATCGTGGTTTACGCCACCGTCGTAGCTTGCCAGTACGTGGTCAACGTACTAAGACTAATGCGCGTACCCGTAAAGGTCCACGCAAACCGATCAAAAAATAG
- a CDS encoding 30S ribosomal protein S4 yields MARYLGPKLKLSRREGTDLFLKSGVRAIESKCRNRLDVAPGQHGARKPRLSDYGTQLREKQKVRRIYGILERQFRNYYKEANRLKGNTGENLLVLLEGRLDNVVYRMGFAATRAEARQLVSHKSIVVNGRVVNIPSFQVSVDDVVAVREKSKKQARIKASLELAAQREKPTWLEVDATKMEGVFKRTPERSDLSADINEHLIVELYSK; encoded by the coding sequence ATGGCAAGATATTTGGGTCCTAAGCTCAAGCTAAGCCGTCGTGAAGGTACTGATTTATTCTTAAAATCAGGCGTTCGAGCGATTGAATCAAAATGTAGAAATAGACTTGACGTCGCACCTGGTCAACACGGTGCCCGCAAGCCACGTTTATCTGACTATGGTACTCAGTTACGTGAAAAACAAAAAGTTCGCCGCATCTATGGTATCTTAGAGCGTCAATTCCGTAATTATTACAAAGAAGCTAACCGCTTAAAAGGTAATACGGGTGAGAACTTATTAGTATTATTAGAAGGTCGTTTAGACAACGTTGTTTACCGTATGGGCTTTGCTGCTACACGTGCTGAAGCACGTCAGCTTGTAAGCCACAAATCAATCGTGGTAAATGGTCGTGTAGTCAATATTCCTTCATTCCAAGTTTCTGTTGATGATGTGGTTGCTGTTCGTGAGAAATCTAAAAAACAAGCACGTATCAAAGCATCATTAGAATTAGCCGCTCAACGTGAAAAACCAACTTGGTTAGAAGTTGATGCAACTAAAATGGAAGGTGTATTTAAACGTACTCCTGAACGCTCTGACTTATCAGCAGACATTAATGAACATCTGATCGTTGAGTTATATTCTAAATAA
- a CDS encoding 30S ribosomal protein S11 codes for MAKTPVRARKRVKKQIADGVAHIHASFNNTIVTITDRQGNALAWATAGGSGFRGSRKSTPFAAQVAAERCAEMVKEFGLKNLEVMVKGPGPGRESTIRALNAAGFRITNITDVTPIPHNGCRPPKKRRV; via the coding sequence ATGGCTAAAACACCAGTTCGCGCACGTAAGCGCGTAAAAAAACAGATTGCAGATGGCGTAGCTCATATCCACGCATCTTTCAATAACACAATCGTGACTATTACTGACCGTCAAGGTAATGCTCTAGCTTGGGCAACTGCTGGTGGTTCAGGTTTCCGTGGTTCTCGTAAATCAACTCCATTCGCTGCTCAAGTTGCTGCAGAGCGTTGTGCAGAAATGGTAAAAGAATTTGGTTTAAAGAATTTGGAAGTTATGGTTAAGGGTCCAGGTCCAGGTCGTGAATCAACCATCCGTGCATTAAATGCCGCTGGTTTCCGTATCACGAACATCACAGATGTGACTCCGATTCCTCATAACGGTTGTCGTCCACCGAAAAAACGTCGCGTTTAA
- a CDS encoding preprotein translocase subunit SecY, with protein MAKQPGYQGNANQKGTGELKSRLLFVLGALIVFRIGSFIPVPGIDASVLSELIQQQQGTIIDMFNMFSGGALSRASIFALGIMPYISASIIIQLLTAIHPALAELKKEGEAGRRKISKYTRYSTLLLATIQSIGISVGLPTMLPELVPNPNALFYVTAIISLVTGTMFLMWLGEQITERGIGNGISLIIFAGIVADLPGTIGQTIEQARQGEISFLVLLLIAVVAFAITYFVVFVERGQRRIVVNYASRQQGRMMMPAKTSHLPLKVNMAGVIPAIFASSIILFPATLVQWFGQSEGFEWLSDLSLLLYPGQPLYVALFTAAVIFFAFFYTGMQHNPRDIADNLKKSGAFVPGYRPGEQTSRYIDRVMTRITLIGALYIAFVCLVPFIVTALWKTPVQLGGTSLLIVVVVIMDFIAQVQSHLMSLQYDSVLKKANLKGLGQ; from the coding sequence ATGGCAAAGCAACCAGGCTATCAAGGTAATGCAAACCAAAAAGGGACTGGCGAGCTTAAATCAAGACTCTTATTTGTTTTAGGTGCGCTGATCGTTTTCCGTATTGGTTCTTTTATTCCTGTTCCTGGTATTGATGCTTCTGTATTATCCGAGCTAATTCAACAGCAACAAGGCACCATCATTGATATGTTTAACATGTTCTCTGGTGGTGCATTAAGTAGAGCGTCTATCTTTGCTTTAGGTATTATGCCTTACATCTCTGCGTCAATCATTATTCAATTATTGACAGCAATTCACCCTGCCCTTGCTGAACTTAAAAAAGAAGGCGAAGCAGGCAGACGTAAAATCAGCAAATATACACGCTACTCTACCTTATTATTAGCAACCATTCAGTCTATTGGTATCTCAGTTGGTTTACCAACCATGTTACCTGAACTGGTACCAAACCCAAATGCCTTGTTCTATGTAACAGCCATTATCAGTTTGGTCACAGGTACCATGTTCCTCATGTGGCTTGGTGAACAAATTACTGAGCGTGGTATCGGTAACGGTATTTCCTTGATTATCTTTGCAGGTATCGTTGCAGATCTTCCAGGAACTATTGGTCAAACCATTGAGCAAGCACGTCAAGGTGAAATCTCCTTCCTTGTGCTTCTCTTGATAGCCGTAGTGGCCTTTGCTATTACATACTTTGTTGTGTTCGTTGAACGTGGACAAAGAAGAATTGTGGTAAATTATGCAAGCCGTCAGCAAGGACGTATGATGATGCCTGCTAAAACCTCTCACTTACCACTTAAAGTAAATATGGCCGGTGTTATTCCTGCAATCTTTGCTTCAAGTATCATCCTTTTCCCTGCTACCCTTGTACAGTGGTTTGGTCAGAGTGAAGGGTTTGAGTGGCTATCTGATTTATCACTTCTGTTGTATCCAGGCCAACCACTTTATGTGGCCCTCTTTACCGCAGCTGTTATCTTCTTCGCATTCTTCTATACAGGAATGCAGCATAATCCACGTGATATTGCGGATAATTTAAAGAAATCAGGTGCGTTTGTACCAGGTTATCGACCAGGCGAGCAAACGTCCCGTTATATTGATAGAGTTATGACTCGTATCACCTTAATTGGGGCCTTGTATATCGCATTTGTTTGTTTGGTTCCTTTTATCGTAACAGCCTTATGGAAAACCCCAGTTCAACTTGGCGGGACTTCCCTATTGATTGTTGTGGTAGTAATTATGGATTTCATTGCACAGGTTCAAAGTCATCTCATGTCTTTACAATATGATTCTGTGTTAAAGAAAGCCAATCTAAAAGGCTTAGGGCAGTAG
- a CDS encoding PAS sensor domain-containing protein — MAEQIVPSNELLLKAVQDTLVISTTDLQGVITYANDLFCKLTGFSREELIGQPHNIVRHPSVPKAVYKEMWDTIQAGKIWTGIVPNCGKGGVVYVVDTTVQPIFDEAGQITGYISVRRVINDLMQNFEAVEAAKEVFDEYYE; from the coding sequence ATGGCAGAACAAATCGTCCCTTCAAACGAGCTTCTTTTAAAAGCAGTTCAAGACACCCTCGTGATTTCAACCACCGACCTCCAAGGCGTGATCACCTACGCTAACGACCTTTTCTGCAAACTTACAGGTTTTTCTCGTGAAGAATTGATTGGCCAACCGCACAACATCGTGCGTCACCCGTCTGTGCCAAAAGCGGTTTACAAGGAGATGTGGGACACCATCCAAGCCGGTAAAATCTGGACAGGTATCGTGCCAAACTGCGGTAAGGGCGGTGTGGTTTATGTGGTGGATACCACCGTTCAGCCGATTTTTGATGAAGCCGGCCAGATCACAGGCTACATCAGCGTTCGCCGTGTAATCAACGATTTAATGCAAAACTTCGAGGCGGTGGAAGCGGCTAAAGAAGTGTTTGATGAGTATTACGAGTAA
- a CDS encoding 50S ribosomal protein L18 has protein sequence MDKKVARIRRASRARHLMREQGATRLVVHRTPRHIYAQVIAPNGSEVLAAASTVEKVIKEQVKYTGNKDAAAVVGKLVAERALEKGVKAVAFDRSGFQYHGRVQVLADAAREAGLQF, from the coding sequence ATGGATAAGAAAGTAGCTCGTATCCGTCGTGCAAGCCGTGCACGTCATTTAATGAGAGAGCAAGGTGCAACACGCTTAGTCGTGCATCGCACACCTCGCCATATTTATGCGCAGGTTATTGCACCTAATGGCTCAGAAGTACTAGCAGCAGCTTCAACTGTTGAGAAAGTAATTAAAGAGCAAGTTAAATACACTGGTAATAAAGATGCAGCAGCAGTAGTTGGTAAATTAGTTGCTGAGCGTGCTTTAGAAAAAGGTGTTAAAGCGGTTGCATTCGATCGTTCTGGTTTCCAATACCATGGTCGTGTGCAGGTATTAGCAGACGCTGCTCGTGAAGCTGGTCTACAGTTCTAA
- a CDS encoding preprotein translocase subunit SecE has protein sequence MATNIKNKAPEQIEEKGEKSKGLNGLLWVLALGLLAAAAVGNAYFATHFSLLVRVLALVALCGAAIGLAAITNQGQKAIRFAKDSRQELRKIIWPTRPEATQTTLIVVAMCVVVALALWGIDSIIVALITFLTELRF, from the coding sequence ATGGCAACAAATATCAAAAACAAGGCCCCTGAACAAATCGAAGAAAAAGGGGAAAAAAGCAAGGGCCTAAATGGCCTCTTATGGGTGCTTGCACTCGGATTACTTGCCGCTGCCGCTGTTGGTAATGCCTACTTTGCAACACATTTCTCCTTATTGGTTCGAGTGCTTGCCTTAGTTGCTCTCTGTGGTGCAGCCATTGGTTTAGCCGCCATCACCAATCAAGGCCAAAAAGCCATTCGCTTTGCCAAAGACTCTCGTCAAGAATTACGCAAAATCATTTGGCCAACCCGCCCAGAAGCCACCCAAACCACCCTTATCGTGGTGGCCATGTGTGTGGTGGTGGCCCTTGCCCTGTGGGGGATTGACTCCATTATCGTTGCGTTAATTACCTTTTTAACCGAGTTGAGATTCTAA
- a CDS encoding 50S ribosomal protein L6 encodes MSRVAKAPVNVPAGVQVTLNGQHLTVKGKNGELSREIHNAVEVKFEADTFTFAPREGIANADAQAGTARALVNAMVIGVTEGFTKKLQLVGVGYRAQMKGNVVALSLGFSHPVEHTLPAGVTGECPSQTEIVLKSADKQLIGQVAADIRAYRRPEPYKGKGVRYSDEVVRTKEAKKK; translated from the coding sequence CAAAAGCACCTGTTAATGTTCCTGCCGGCGTTCAAGTCACCTTGAACGGTCAGCACTTAACAGTGAAAGGTAAAAACGGCGAGTTATCTCGCGAAATTCATAATGCAGTTGAAGTAAAATTCGAAGCTGACACATTTACTTTTGCCCCACGTGAAGGTATTGCAAACGCTGATGCGCAAGCAGGTACAGCACGTGCATTAGTAAATGCGATGGTTATCGGTGTTACTGAAGGCTTTACGAAGAAATTGCAATTAGTGGGTGTTGGTTATAGAGCACAAATGAAGGGTAACGTTGTTGCCTTAAGTTTAGGTTTCTCTCACCCAGTAGAACACACGTTGCCAGCTGGCGTAACTGGTGAATGTCCATCACAAACTGAGATCGTTCTCAAAAGTGCTGACAAACAGTTAATCGGCCAAGTAGCAGCAGATATTCGTGCATATCGCCGTCCAGAGCCTTATAAAGGCAAAGGTGTACGTTACTCTGATGAAGTAGTACGTACGAAAGAAGCGAAGAAAAAGTAA